A single genomic interval of Mucilaginibacter robiniae harbors:
- a CDS encoding sensor histidine kinase translates to MSFSASTQPVLLHTNTSISPSTCGPLCQSRQAGTGAAQPVAQQITDFFSKLFDTHDFPARWHCGNWTDFHGWLYILSDLGIWAAYFAIPILLVRLIIRRKDVPFQGITLLFLAFVLLCGLTHLIDAVIFWWPAYRLSAILRLATAIVSVFAAYALNRVFPLLLNLRSVKDLKIEIAKRKRTEERLLASEFLLTEAGRIACVGGWEWDVVTGKRSWSKTVYDILEVPTDADVNIKNVFSYYPEPYNHLLSQAVENALENGCKWDLEAIAITAQNKTLWIRHIGEPVYNQQGKVVKLRGTLMDIDQYKKHELELSRALKATQEKTRQLQNFSYVLSHNIRNHTSNLSALAEMIEVDHIDHDNKDLMLKSKRVTQALTITLDDLANVMEAQEQSISQELVSFATVADQVTEAQNFQLQQIQAEVMQHFEVPAVYFSQLYMNSIFQHLLSNAIRYRDPAKNLQVQFRSYRNEDGRIVLECQDNGLGMDLELYGHKVFGLYATFHPSLSARGVGLYLIKTQIESQGGQITVDSQPGNGSTFRVVFNTQEN, encoded by the coding sequence ATGTCGTTTTCAGCCAGTACTCAACCGGTATTACTTCATACTAATACCTCTATATCGCCTTCAACATGCGGACCGCTATGCCAAAGCCGGCAAGCGGGTACTGGTGCTGCACAGCCCGTTGCACAGCAGATTACCGACTTTTTCAGTAAGCTATTTGACACTCATGATTTCCCGGCGCGCTGGCATTGCGGAAATTGGACCGACTTTCATGGCTGGTTGTACATCTTGTCTGATCTGGGTATTTGGGCTGCCTATTTTGCTATTCCGATTTTGCTTGTACGGCTCATAATTAGAAGAAAGGATGTACCTTTTCAAGGTATTACGCTTCTTTTTCTGGCTTTTGTTTTGTTGTGCGGCCTTACACACCTGATAGATGCAGTTATTTTTTGGTGGCCAGCCTACCGGCTAAGCGCCATATTGCGTTTAGCAACAGCTATTGTCTCTGTTTTTGCAGCCTATGCTCTAAACCGCGTTTTCCCGCTGCTCTTAAACTTACGTTCAGTTAAAGATTTAAAAATTGAAATTGCCAAACGTAAAAGAACCGAAGAACGTTTATTGGCCAGCGAGTTTTTGCTTACAGAAGCGGGCCGTATTGCCTGTGTGGGCGGCTGGGAATGGGATGTAGTTACCGGAAAGCGTAGCTGGTCAAAAACAGTGTATGATATTTTAGAAGTACCTACTGATGCCGACGTTAATATAAAAAACGTTTTTTCTTACTATCCGGAACCCTATAATCATTTGCTCAGCCAGGCTGTAGAAAATGCTTTAGAAAACGGCTGCAAATGGGATTTAGAAGCGATTGCCATTACGGCACAAAATAAAACTTTATGGATAAGACACATCGGCGAACCGGTTTATAATCAGCAGGGCAAAGTAGTAAAGCTTAGAGGAACGCTGATGGATATTGATCAGTATAAAAAGCATGAGCTTGAACTGAGCCGCGCCTTAAAAGCTACGCAAGAAAAAACCCGGCAGTTGCAAAATTTCAGTTATGTGCTTTCTCATAACATCCGCAATCATACCAGCAACCTGTCTGCACTAGCAGAAATGATTGAGGTTGACCATATAGATCATGACAACAAAGACTTGATGCTGAAAAGCAAACGTGTAACGCAAGCACTTACCATTACGCTTGATGATTTGGCCAACGTAATGGAAGCACAGGAACAAAGTATCAGTCAGGAGCTGGTGAGCTTTGCCACGGTTGCCGACCAAGTTACAGAAGCGCAAAATTTTCAACTTCAGCAAATACAAGCAGAAGTTATGCAGCACTTTGAAGTTCCGGCTGTTTACTTTTCACAGTTGTACATGAATAGCATTTTTCAGCACCTACTATCCAATGCTATCCGATACCGTGATCCAGCAAAAAATTTGCAGGTACAATTCAGATCGTACCGCAACGAAGATGGCAGGATTGTTTTAGAATGTCAAGACAACGGACTTGGAATGGATTTAGAACTGTATGGCCATAAAGTATTTGGCTTGTATGCCACCTTTCATCCATCCTTAAGTGCAAGAGGTGTTGGTTTATACCTGATTAAAACCCAAATTGAATCGCAAGGAGGACAAATTACCGTGGATAGCCAGCCTGGTAACGGCAGTACTTTCCGCGTTGTATTTAATACTCAGGAAAACTAA
- a CDS encoding MAC/perforin domain-containing protein, with the protein MKTLLPTTTTSIPESKITVIGPKVLANYPGIQGSSTYNLLGYGYDVTGKYADTSAVRHQALNVDAYITNNPDRFIINLASSSYAEAFHTENAENFAQQTSYWLTATKGLKLFKGSITIPFPDSDALSRKYVYGSFSQVIQRKRLRYMENYDLLKNYLTLDFSRDLSTLSAASLIKKYGTHVLSDVILGAKFNVYYQAVSTASDRKISETAGFTYALQKVFGLFSGSIDAVTDERLKTISSPKVVYEALGADVTKIKVNKLDDNTNVSIVDWHSSTTIDNSVFIDIGENGLVPLYELISDPTKKLEVKNYITSYLIAQQVKVH; encoded by the coding sequence TTGAAAACACTTTTACCTACCACCACTACTAGTATTCCTGAATCTAAAATAACCGTTATTGGCCCAAAGGTTCTTGCAAACTATCCTGGCATACAAGGCAGCAGCACCTACAATCTACTAGGTTACGGATATGATGTAACCGGAAAATATGCAGATACCAGCGCTGTACGTCACCAAGCACTTAATGTAGATGCTTATATCACTAACAATCCAGATCGTTTTATAATCAATCTTGCCTCGTCATCGTATGCGGAAGCTTTTCATACTGAAAATGCGGAAAACTTTGCACAACAAACATCTTATTGGCTAACAGCTACCAAAGGCTTAAAGTTGTTTAAAGGCTCTATTACGATTCCTTTTCCTGATTCAGATGCCTTATCTCGAAAGTACGTTTATGGCAGCTTCTCGCAAGTCATTCAAAGAAAAAGGCTGAGGTACATGGAAAATTACGACCTATTAAAGAACTATCTAACACTTGATTTCAGTCGAGATCTAAGCACGTTGAGTGCTGCTAGCTTAATTAAAAAGTACGGCACACATGTTTTGTCAGATGTTATACTTGGCGCTAAGTTCAATGTCTATTATCAGGCTGTATCCACTGCCTCTGATCGCAAAATATCAGAAACAGCAGGCTTTACTTATGCACTTCAAAAAGTATTTGGCCTGTTTTCGGGCAGTATTGATGCTGTAACTGATGAGAGATTAAAAACTATTTCCTCTCCTAAAGTTGTTTATGAAGCTTTAGGAGCAGATGTTACTAAAATAAAAGTAAACAAGCTTGATGATAATACCAATGTAAGTATTGTTGATTGGCATTCAAGCACTACTATAGACAATTCAGTCTTTATTGATATTGGCGAAAATGGATTAGTCCCTTTGTATGAGCTCATTAGCGATCCCACTAAGAAATTAGAAGTAAAAAATTATATCACTTCTTACCTGATTGCACAACAAGTTAAAGTTCACTAA
- a CDS encoding zinc-dependent metalloprotease, protein MKYFIPITAAMLTVSGMATAQNRPLNGEGHNSDTHPSATITSFTQNLKKFEGYFNFYYDERSGKVYLEVNNFDKDFLYFSSLVDGVGNGGPERGQASSVITRFVKVGPKIFLVQPVENYRAVKGNEDEKKAVDNAFAKSVVFGFAPVAIEGDHVLLDLTPFLLRDSQHIGEGLGSGRGNLGSAIAAGSRGNASVAAGGGYRFDETRSAVYMGNTKNFPKNSEFEALITFAGNGGGGSRRGGGIAPDPSSVTVRMHQAFVELPDDNFKPRKFDPRSGFNQFSYYDFSAPMSEPLMKRFTARHRLQKKNPGAAMSEPVEPIVYYIDRGAPPLIKKALIEGGSWWNQAFESAGYKNAFQVKELPEGADPMDIRYNVVNWVNRSGSPERAFSYGSSYTDPRTGEIIKGVVTLGSDRHRQDYLIAEGLLQPYEDGKPVTDKMEKMALARIRQLSAHEIGHTLGLYHNFTSSTHERASVMDYPFPRFSLKADGTIDVSNAYATGIGAWDKRAITWGYAEFPKGTDENTALDQIMKETLAQGHIFIPDIGGGVHPMSHQWDDGVNAVDQMNKLMAVRRHVLDNFSEKAIRQDAPMATLEEVLVPMYLLHRYQIEAVSNSLGGLYFTHALKNDGEIVTKMVEPAEQWRAFDALMSTITPEALALPEALIAKIPPRPVGYPASVETFGGHTGVTFDPISAAETAAGTTLSYMLDANRAARLIEYNARDSRQPGLLAVLDKLIDQTWKAPLQPGYKGELQILVDNITLKYLLELAANTRAGENVRGETLLKINDLQQWMNSRLASSAPKQKAAMYFALSQIEEFHKNPEKFQPAEPLEMPPGAPIGMPSNEFEF, encoded by the coding sequence ATGAAATATTTTATACCCATCACTGCGGCTATGCTGACCGTATCAGGCATGGCTACAGCACAAAACAGGCCATTAAACGGCGAAGGTCATAATTCCGACACCCACCCATCAGCTACTATTACTTCCTTTACACAAAACTTAAAGAAGTTTGAAGGTTATTTTAACTTTTACTACGATGAACGTAGCGGCAAGGTTTATTTAGAAGTGAATAACTTTGACAAAGACTTTCTGTATTTCAGTTCACTGGTGGATGGGGTGGGTAATGGTGGTCCCGAACGCGGGCAGGCATCATCGGTAATTACCCGGTTTGTAAAAGTTGGCCCTAAAATATTTTTAGTGCAGCCGGTAGAAAACTATCGAGCTGTGAAGGGCAACGAGGACGAGAAAAAAGCAGTAGACAATGCTTTTGCGAAATCAGTAGTTTTTGGTTTTGCACCCGTAGCTATTGAAGGTGATCATGTACTATTAGATTTAACTCCTTTTTTGCTGCGCGATAGCCAGCATATTGGCGAGGGTTTAGGCTCAGGTCGTGGTAACCTGGGCAGTGCCATTGCTGCGGGTAGCCGAGGCAATGCCAGTGTAGCAGCAGGTGGTGGTTACCGGTTTGATGAAACACGGTCGGCCGTTTATATGGGTAATACTAAAAACTTTCCTAAAAACTCAGAATTTGAAGCGCTGATTACTTTTGCGGGTAATGGTGGTGGAGGTAGCCGCCGGGGTGGGGGCATTGCGCCCGACCCAAGTTCGGTAACGGTACGTATGCACCAGGCTTTTGTAGAGCTACCAGATGATAACTTTAAACCACGCAAATTTGATCCGCGGTCAGGTTTCAACCAGTTTTCTTATTATGATTTTTCGGCACCCATGTCGGAGCCTTTAATGAAGCGTTTTACTGCCCGGCACCGTCTGCAAAAAAAGAACCCCGGCGCAGCTATGAGCGAACCGGTAGAACCTATTGTGTATTATATTGACCGGGGGGCGCCACCGCTCATTAAAAAGGCGTTGATTGAAGGTGGTTCCTGGTGGAACCAGGCTTTTGAATCTGCCGGTTATAAAAATGCTTTTCAGGTAAAAGAGCTACCCGAAGGTGCCGACCCGATGGATATTCGTTACAACGTAGTGAACTGGGTAAACCGATCGGGCAGTCCGGAGCGGGCTTTCTCTTATGGTTCATCCTATACAGACCCACGTACCGGCGAAATTATTAAAGGTGTAGTGACCTTAGGTTCTGACCGGCACCGGCAGGATTACCTAATTGCCGAGGGTTTGCTGCAACCATATGAAGATGGCAAACCAGTAACCGACAAAATGGAAAAGATGGCACTGGCCCGAATCCGGCAGTTATCGGCTCACGAAATTGGTCATACGTTGGGGTTATACCATAACTTTACTTCCAGTACGCATGAACGGGCTTCAGTAATGGATTACCCTTTCCCGCGGTTTTCCTTAAAAGCTGACGGAACTATCGATGTATCTAATGCTTATGCTACTGGTATAGGTGCCTGGGATAAGCGGGCCATTACGTGGGGATATGCTGAATTTCCAAAAGGGACTGATGAGAATACTGCTCTAGACCAAATCATGAAAGAAACCTTGGCACAAGGTCATATCTTTATTCCCGATATTGGTGGAGGTGTGCATCCGATGTCGCACCAGTGGGATGATGGCGTAAATGCGGTTGACCAGATGAATAAATTAATGGCCGTTCGCCGGCACGTACTGGATAACTTCTCAGAAAAAGCTATTAGGCAAGATGCACCTATGGCTACGTTGGAAGAAGTGTTGGTGCCAATGTATTTGCTGCACCGTTACCAGATTGAAGCCGTATCCAACTCATTGGGTGGTTTATACTTTACCCATGCCTTGAAAAACGATGGTGAAATTGTAACCAAAATGGTGGAGCCTGCCGAACAATGGCGAGCATTTGACGCACTCATGAGCACCATTACACCTGAAGCATTAGCTTTGCCTGAAGCGCTGATTGCCAAAATTCCGCCGAGGCCAGTAGGTTACCCAGCATCGGTAGAAACCTTTGGGGGCCATACGGGCGTAACGTTCGATCCAATTAGTGCTGCCGAAACTGCAGCGGGTACTACTTTATCATATATGCTGGATGCTAATCGTGCAGCTCGCCTGATTGAGTACAACGCGCGCGACAGCCGTCAGCCGGGTTTATTAGCCGTATTGGATAAACTGATTGACCAAACCTGGAAAGCGCCATTGCAGCCCGGTTATAAAGGAGAATTGCAGATTTTGGTGGATAATATAACCTTAAAGTATCTGCTAGAGCTGGCCGCAAATACCCGCGCTGGTGAGAATGTGCGTGGCGAGACTTTGCTAAAGATTAATGATTTGCAGCAATGGATGAACAGCCGCTTGGCTAGTTCGGCACCAAAACAAAAAGCAGCCATGTATTTTGCTTTATCGCAAATAGAGGAGTTTCACAAAAATCCAGAAAAGTTTCAACCTGCTGAACCGTTGGAAATGCCACCTGGCGCACCAATTGGTATGCCAAGTAATGAATTTGAGTTTTAA
- a CDS encoding DNA polymerase III subunit gamma/tau, with translation MDNFIVSARKYRPVTFESVVGQQHVTNTLKNAIKNNQLAQAFLFCGPRGVGKTTCARILAKTINCQNLQPNGEACGQCDSCRAFQNGNSFNVHELDAASNNSVDDIRSLIDQVRIPPQAGRYKVYIIDEVHMLSQAAFNAFLKTLEEPPHYTIFILATTEKHKILPTILSRCQIFDFNRIKVDDMANHLASIAQKENISYEPDGLHIIAQKADGGLRDALSMFDQIVSFSGGKVTYRSVIDNLNILDYDYYFNITDSLLNENTAKTLLLFDEILAKGFDGSHFITGLSGHLRNLLVGKDTATLKLLEVSEGIRQKYMQQAQQATMSFLLSAMNIANQCDLNYRLSKNQRLQVELALLKICHLQSALNLAALSTNTDNIPKDEVKKKTEPQPVAPPTPELVKTPPVSIDIPKLTTPATPVVTNGTYAAASQPTNEAANLVVNEHAISYHGTTLPSASPQPVAAKPAPPVVPKISLSSPSQSPSLKGGAFGALIAEAEEEDPYIRGNDQETYTLDSFLKLWQEYAAQVKADGKATLVTILTSSTPVMLQPHIFEIIVSNRTQETVFRDEKPGLMNHLRTKLRNFSIEVNTRIDEQTVVRKPYTALEKFQHMAAKNPQLVELKKRFNLELD, from the coding sequence GTGGATAATTTTATTGTTTCGGCTCGTAAATACCGCCCGGTTACTTTTGAAAGCGTTGTTGGTCAGCAACATGTGACTAATACCCTAAAAAACGCTATTAAAAATAATCAATTGGCGCAGGCATTTTTGTTCTGCGGGCCACGCGGGGTGGGTAAAACAACATGTGCGCGTATTCTGGCTAAAACCATCAACTGTCAAAATTTGCAGCCTAATGGTGAAGCATGTGGCCAGTGTGATTCATGTCGTGCTTTTCAGAATGGCAACTCTTTTAATGTTCATGAACTGGATGCGGCTTCTAACAACTCGGTTGATGATATTCGTAGCCTGATTGACCAAGTGCGCATACCGCCACAAGCTGGCCGCTACAAGGTTTATATCATTGATGAGGTACACATGCTATCGCAGGCAGCTTTTAACGCTTTTTTGAAAACGCTGGAAGAACCACCACACTATACCATTTTCATTCTGGCTACTACCGAAAAACATAAAATACTACCTACTATTTTATCGCGCTGTCAGATTTTTGATTTTAACCGCATTAAGGTAGATGATATGGCTAATCATCTAGCCTCTATAGCGCAAAAAGAAAATATCAGCTACGAACCGGATGGGCTACACATTATCGCCCAAAAGGCTGATGGTGGCTTGCGTGATGCCTTGTCGATGTTCGACCAAATTGTAAGCTTTTCGGGCGGTAAGGTAACTTATCGGTCAGTAATTGACAACCTGAACATTTTAGATTACGATTATTACTTTAACATCACCGACAGCCTGCTAAATGAAAATACAGCTAAAACCCTGCTGCTATTTGATGAAATTTTAGCTAAGGGCTTTGATGGCAGCCATTTTATTACAGGTTTATCAGGTCACTTGCGCAACTTATTGGTAGGTAAAGATACTGCTACCCTGAAATTACTGGAAGTAAGTGAGGGTATTCGGCAAAAGTATATGCAACAAGCGCAGCAGGCTACTATGTCGTTTTTACTATCGGCCATGAATATTGCCAACCAGTGTGATTTGAATTATCGCTTAAGTAAAAACCAGCGTTTGCAGGTTGAATTGGCTTTATTGAAAATATGCCATTTACAATCAGCCTTGAATTTAGCTGCACTGTCAACTAACACCGACAATATACCCAAAGATGAGGTAAAAAAAAAAACTGAGCCACAGCCAGTAGCTCCGCCTACTCCTGAACTGGTTAAAACACCACCGGTTAGTATAGATATTCCGAAGCTAACCACACCAGCAACTCCAGTAGTAACGAATGGTACTTACGCGGCAGCTTCGCAACCTACTAACGAAGCAGCCAACTTGGTAGTTAATGAGCATGCCATTTCTTATCATGGCACTACACTACCATCGGCGTCTCCACAACCTGTTGCAGCTAAGCCAGCTCCACCAGTAGTACCTAAAATATCATTATCCAGTCCATCGCAAAGCCCCTCATTAAAGGGTGGCGCCTTTGGGGCTTTAATTGCTGAAGCGGAGGAAGAAGACCCATACATTAGGGGTAATGACCAGGAAACCTATACTCTAGATAGCTTCCTGAAACTTTGGCAAGAATATGCGGCACAGGTTAAAGCAGATGGAAAAGCCACTTTAGTAACCATCTTAACTTCCAGTACGCCGGTGATGCTACAACCTCATATTTTTGAAATTATAGTAAGCAACCGCACACAGGAAACTGTATTCAGAGATGAAAAGCCGGGATTAATGAACCATTTGCGCACCAAGTTACGCAACTTTAGCATTGAGGTAAACACCCGCATTGACGAACAAACGGTAGTTAGAAAGCCTTATACTGCTTTAGAAAAGTTTCAGCATATGGCTGCTAAAAACCCGCAACTGGTAGAATTAAAAAAGCGATTTAACCTGGAATTGGATTAA
- a CDS encoding NADP-dependent isocitrate dehydrogenase: MSKIKVENPVVELDGDEMTRIIWQFIKDKLIFPYLDLDVKYYDLGIEYRDETNDQVTIDAANAIKQYGVGIKCATITPDEARVKEFNLKQMWKSPNGTIRNILDGTVFREPIVMSNVPRLVPNWTAPICIGRHAFGDQYRATDFVTKGKGKLTITFTPEDGGEAQSFDVYNFKGDGVALAMYNTDESIRGFAHACFNQALMKGWPLYLSTKNTILKKYDGRFKDIFEELYQTEYKTKFDEAGITYEHRLIDDMVASALKWNGNFVWACKNYDGDVQSDTVAQGFGSLGLMTSTLVTPDGTVMEAEAAHGTVTRHYREHQAGRPTSTNPIASIFAWTRGLEFRGKLDGNQELIDFCHALEQVCIETVESGKMTKDLAITIKPKVEHGTDYLYTEEFLEAINENLKAKLGK, encoded by the coding sequence ATGTCAAAAATTAAAGTAGAAAATCCGGTAGTTGAGCTGGATGGCGATGAGATGACCCGCATCATCTGGCAATTTATCAAAGATAAATTGATTTTTCCGTACCTGGATCTGGATGTTAAGTACTACGATTTAGGTATTGAGTACCGTGATGAAACCAATGACCAGGTAACTATTGATGCCGCTAACGCCATTAAACAATATGGTGTAGGTATTAAATGTGCTACCATTACTCCTGACGAGGCCCGGGTAAAAGAATTTAACCTGAAGCAAATGTGGAAATCGCCAAACGGCACTATCCGTAACATTCTGGATGGTACTGTTTTTCGCGAACCGATTGTAATGAGCAACGTACCCCGCCTGGTGCCTAATTGGACTGCACCTATCTGCATTGGCCGCCATGCTTTCGGCGACCAGTACCGTGCTACTGATTTCGTAACTAAAGGCAAAGGCAAACTGACTATTACCTTTACACCTGAAGATGGCGGCGAAGCACAATCTTTTGACGTGTATAATTTTAAAGGCGATGGCGTAGCATTAGCTATGTACAATACTGATGAATCTATCCGCGGTTTTGCACATGCCTGCTTTAACCAAGCCCTGATGAAAGGCTGGCCTTTATACCTATCCACCAAAAACACCATCCTGAAAAAGTATGATGGCCGCTTTAAAGATATCTTTGAAGAATTATACCAAACTGAGTACAAAACTAAGTTCGATGAAGCAGGTATCACTTATGAGCACCGTTTGATTGACGACATGGTAGCTAGTGCCTTGAAATGGAATGGTAACTTTGTATGGGCTTGTAAAAACTATGATGGCGACGTACAATCAGATACTGTAGCCCAAGGCTTTGGTTCATTAGGTTTAATGACTTCTACCCTGGTTACTCCTGATGGTACTGTAATGGAAGCTGAAGCTGCACACGGTACGGTAACCCGCCACTACCGCGAGCACCAAGCTGGTCGTCCAACCTCAACTAACCCAATTGCCTCTATCTTTGCCTGGACCCGTGGTTTAGAGTTCCGTGGCAAATTAGACGGCAACCAAGAGTTGATTGATTTTTGCCATGCTTTAGAGCAGGTTTGTATTGAAACTGTAGAAAGCGGCAAAATGACTAAAGACTTAGCGATTACTATTAAACCTAAAGTAGAACACGGTACCGATTACCTGTACACTGAAGAGTTTTTAGAAGCTATCAATGAAAATCTGAAAGCAAAGCTGGGTAAATAA